The segment aaaaaaataagttcagGAAAAATGGCAACGGCCCGAACGGAGAACCTGGGCCCGGTCGTGATGGGACTGAATAAGCAGAACGGGCAGCTCAGAGGACAGCCCAAGCCCGCCGCAGGACCCCCCGCCTCGGCCCAGGGCAAGAACCCGGCCGGGGGCAACCAGGACGGGGGAGGGATCCGCTTTGGAGACGACTGGAAGAAATGCCTACAGCTCCCCCCGAGGGACACCAGGGTGAAAACGTCGGTGAGTCCCGGCCCGTCTGGGTTTGACCCGTTTGGGTttgagccgttctctgatgttctgtcTGTGTTCTGTCTGTGTTCTGTCTGTGTTCTGCTGCAGGACGTCACGGCAACCAAGGGCAACGAGTTTGAAGATTACTGCCTGAAAAGGGAACTGCTGATGGGGATCTTTGAGATGGGCTGGGAGAAGCCGTCACCCATCCAGGTCCACAAACCTTTTCTCCTCCTGTCCGTCCGGTTCTGCTCCTCCGGGTCCAACATGTTGGTTCTGGAGGCGCTGCTCTCTAAAACCTGATCAGATGGAGCGTGTTACAGCGCGCCATCATCGGGTCTCAGCTTCTCTCTGCAGAGAGACCCACATGTGTTCATGTCTCAGAACACGGGGGTCCATGAAACCGGGCTTTAACTGGTCCAGAACCGGGTAGAATGCGACACGTTCAGGTTTAAATCCTGTCGGTGGGGCTGTTTCCTCCCAGCTGGACCGGACTGGGTTCTTCTGCGTGAGCCCAGAGGCCAGCCTGGACCCGCTCGGGTTCGCCTGTCGGTTCCGGTCCAGACGGCTAAGCCGCGATCAGAAGCTCGTAGGTTTGCTGTCCTGTAAAGGCGGAGCTGAAGCTGCAGGCCGGTTTCATCCAGGAGGGGGCGCTGCATGTCCAGAGTTCATTCTGTTTCCTCTCTGCCCCGCTGtaaccatgggggggggggggctggtctggtccactgagctatataatacactggagtgctaatagctgctgttagaacgagtcgctgtgaagccaccagccgccatattggtactccctatttccccccagtaactagggaatatgtgcgctacagcatcgaataacgaggattttctcatgttcaggggggcttaaaacttttaaaatgtcaaatgccatatagttttatgttctaaaactatcaagtactgagaaagttatGTGCTgatatattttgcattttattcatttaaatatatatgtttaacatttataaatatataaataacaatatacaaaaacatatatttacatatgtgtatacatatatatacatgtatacatatacacgtacttatatatacatttatatatatttaatatgaataacatgtaaaatgtctCAGCACCTAAcctcctagtagttgatagtgttagtacatccactgactgtagaattacctgtgaaacgttttaactcagccagaaaactgcttgttgttgcaaccaaatcctgtgggattctgtgagagtagggagtagcaagatggcggccagtgacttcagtttttcggcaaaatcagcactccagtgtataatatagctcagtggtccggTCACCAGGTCCTCCTCCCAGGACGGAGTCACCGGCAGCGGTGGGCTGCCCTAACACATGCCTGTTCAAAAATGACCtaacctgcactgcaaaaagagaccgtcaaatgttcttgaaattagtgtttttgtccttgatttgaggaattaaacaagattatctgccaatggaataacatttctgcacttaaaatagaaacagctCTTCTCTGTCATCTTAGTTCAAGTGAAAATGAGAAATTATCTCATATTAGGAGTAAAGTACTAATTCCATTGTcagataatcttgtttaattcctcaaatcaaggacaaaaacacaaatttcaagaacatttgatGTAATTTTAGTAATCATTTTGCAGTGTGTGGAGGCTTTTCTGCAGAACTGCAGAACTCTAGGAGGTCTCTGACGTTAGAagcagaagatgatgatgatgatgatgatgatgatggttcctctgcaggaggagagcaTTCCCATCGCGCTGTCCGGACGGGACATTCTGGCCCGAGCGAAGAACGGAACGGGGAAAAGCGGCGCCTATCTGATCCCGCTGCTGGAGAGGATAGACCTGAAGAAGGACCACATACAGGGTGAGgctggttcctctggttcctctggttctgctgctggttcctctggttctgctgctggttctgttcctggttctgttcccTCGGTGACGtctgctttctgctgcagcCGTGGTCATGGTGCCCACGCGTGAGCTGGCGCTGCAGATGAGCCAGATCTGCATCCAGCTCAGTAAACACCTGGGAGGCGTGAAGGTCATGGCGACGACCGGCGGCACCAACCTGCGGGACGACATCATGCGCCTGGACGAGACGGGTAAGCCGCACGCAGAACAGGAAGTGGAGGTTTGAGGCGTTCTTCCTGTCCTCGGTTAACCCGGCGCTCTCCTTTCAGTGCATGTGGTCATCGCCACGCCCGGCCGCATCCTGGACCTGATAAAGAAGGGCGTGGCCAAGGTGGACCGAGTCCAGATGATGGTGATGGACGAGGTGAGCGTGACGCGCCGCGGCTCCTGGTGCCGCTGCTCGCCGCCGGCGGCCATGTTGAACGTTCTGTGTTCTCCTCCTCAGGCGGACAAGCTGCTCTCTCAGGACTTCGTGGTTCTCATCGAGGACATCATCAGCTTCCTGGCCAAGAACAGGCAGATCCTGCTCTACTCCGCTACCTTCCCCATCAGCGTCCAGAAGTTCatggtgagggggggggggggggggtctaaaGAAAACGGTGTTTAAACAAGTTTAAATCATTCAGAACGTTGTTCTAAGTGCAGCTCTGACCAGAACATCCTGTTCTTACTCAACCTTTTACCAACCAACCAACTCTCTGAACTCTTagaaaggggcggagcttggtgacggagcgttcctgggtctgcgttgtgattggttggggggattaatgactgtaatattgaCCTACATGATTGGTTGgaatgcaaaaagaaagaaaactcttCTATTGACCGAGTTTTCTGTCCATCGATAGACGTTGTTGTTAAATTATCGTCCGGTTCTGACGGTTTACCGGTTCTGAGACGTCCCAGTCGCTCCAAATCCATCTAGATCCTGGATTTCTGAGGTCAGAAGGACTGAATCCCTGGAAGGTGGTTCTGAGTCTGGGTCCTGCAGACTGATGGTTCCCGTCTGGAAACAGGTTTAACGTTTATCTGCTGACCCAGTGGTGCCAGAACTCTCCTAGAACAGAATAAATATggttgtgattttatttttaacatcagCCTCTTGGtgcatgttttgcatgtttgtctaATTAAAAGAAAGGAATCCAGATTCTTTTGGACCTGATTGGAATAAGAACAGCAGTTTGGTAAATAACGGCTAACGTGGTTAATGTCGTCATGGTGAAATCTGTGAGAGCGAAATAATCTTCATATGGTCAAGGACGGTGTGGAGTCATGCAGGCGATTATGAATCTGCATCTTTCCTGCTGAAGTCATGTTTATGCAGACATGCAGACGGTCACTGATGACGCTGAAGGTCGCAGAGGGAGGGAGGCAGCAAGGAGACAAGGAGacgaggaaggaggaaggaaggaaacaggcagatatcGTAGCTCAGCGCGTTCTGATGTCAGTTTCCTCATTTCAGAGTTCTGGACATCAAGTTAAAACGATTTGATTTAGTCATTCATGGTTCTTCTCTGATTTAAAAATTTCACCTTTTAAATCAAAACCGTCCAGACTGAGCGGTACCGCCTCTGCTAGACTCCCAGAACCTGGTCTGGGGTTAGATTCCTGCCTTGCTCCTCGGTTTCTACCCCGCTGAATCCTGGGAAACGCTTCCTGCTGTGGAAATGTTTCCATAACGGTTCTGCCAGAAACCCAAGAGTTCAcccagggttcccgcggatccttaaaaagtcttaaaaggcattgaattctgtaatataaaactaatgccttaattggcattaaaatgtcttaaatcagtctttcttaggtcttaaaattgttaccaggtcataaataggattttatttttgtaatccttaccaaacagtaaaataattcacacaattatatatttttttaaatttaccgaacggctcaatgtaaccattattggttccgtcccgatagcggaaccaataaaaactgtcggccggaccatagctgtgaaaaagagttggcactgattatgtagtggtttttaaaactgatttatagtttattttagtagggaacaaaacaaagtttgtgaattcagttcagtagttgttaaaaatatatctgtaatttgtgtgggttttttttagctttcttcctatatggaatgttttttttaatttttaaacatgtctactgggccagaaagtaatggtttatgttaaaataaacatttgggtgaagttgtcgcaaccaggtttgtCTTGTTTATCAttaagttggtcttaactttttatttcaagtggcattaaaaggtcttaaaaagtcttgaatttaacttgccttatgatGTAGGAACACTGTCACCAGGCTGAGAGCGGAACGTTTCAAACATCCAGGAGATGGAATTTATTCCCCATCATTCtaagattaaaatgtttattttcttgggGATTAAGTGGGAGATGGAGCGGATCCAGGAGTAGATCCAGACTGATCCATGGTTGGTTCTGTTGTAGGTGAAGCACCTTCAGAAACCCTATGAGATCAacctgatggaggagctgaccCTGAAGGGCATCACTCAGTTCTACGCCTACGTGACGGAGCGGCAGAAGGTCCACTGCCTCAACACGCTGTTCTCCAGGGTAACGGCGCCGCCGTCGCCTCCTGAAGACGCTCAGGTTGACCTCAGACCAGGCGTCGCTCATTCGTCTCCTTTGTTCTGCTTCCAGCTCCAGATCAACCAGTCCATCATCTTCTGTAACTCCACTCAGAGAGTGGAGCTCCTGGCCAAGAAGATCACTCAGCTGGGCTACTCCTGCTTCTACATCCACGCCAAGATGATGCAGGTAGACGTTCGCTTCTGCTGCTGCCTCCCCGACAgctgttccatttttttcacAGGTTTCTGGGTTTCTCTGCAGGAATACAGGAACCGCGTGTTCCACGACTTCAGAAACGGGCTGTGCAGGAACCTGGTCTGCACCGGTGAGTTTTAGCGCGTCGGCGTGTTTCTGGGGGGGTTCTGCTGGGTCTGATCCCGTCCTGCTGCTTCCCTACAGACCTCTTCACCAGAGGAATCGACATCCAGGCTGTGAACGTGGTCATCAACTTTGACTTCCCTAAAAATGCTGAAACGTACCTTCATCGCATCGGAAGATCAGGTGGGTGGAGAATCTAAGGCGGTCTAAAGACGAACGGCGACGTTGTTCAGGAAACAGCGTTTCACCAtcagtccagcaggtggcggtaGTGAGCCAAAGGCTGAGCGAAGCCGTAGAGGCGTCCCTGTCTCTTCAGTCAGATCTCTGCAGGCTGTGGTTAGCAGGACAGAACAaatatttgtgtgtatgtgttatgaatataaggatcaatttgttaaatctaaacattgtggtcttcattatttcataaaaccttgtcacatgtgaacctttaggaacagactttttgggggagtattaaagaggtaaaattaataatatgaggggaaaaagtcctaggtcaataaagtaaaaataaacaaacaaacacaaaagtgataatgttatgataaaaacatcatatgagaattaagagggaacatttccagaataatcacagtttgcagaattatttcactcctggagtaatagggccaggttagattatgttaaatatttttattctttaggagaataaattcaggagaatgaagttaaagggatacgaaaataaacttgtactattacaaaaaaaatactacg is part of the Fundulus heteroclitus isolate FHET01 chromosome 13, MU-UCD_Fhet_4.1, whole genome shotgun sequence genome and harbors:
- the LOC105916922 gene encoding probable ATP-dependent RNA helicase ddx6; this translates as MATARTENLGPVVMGLNKQNGQLRGQPKPAAGPPASAQGKNPAGGNQDGGGIRFGDDWKKCLQLPPRDTRVKTSDVTATKGNEFEDYCLKRELLMGIFEMGWEKPSPIQEESIPIALSGRDILARAKNGTGKSGAYLIPLLERIDLKKDHIQAVVMVPTRELALQMSQICIQLSKHLGGVKVMATTGGTNLRDDIMRLDETVHVVIATPGRILDLIKKGVAKVDRVQMMVMDEADKLLSQDFVVLIEDIISFLAKNRQILLYSATFPISVQKFMVKHLQKPYEINLMEELTLKGITQFYAYVTERQKVHCLNTLFSRLQINQSIIFCNSTQRVELLAKKITQLGYSCFYIHAKMMQEYRNRVFHDFRNGLCRNLVCTDLFTRGIDIQAVNVVINFDFPKNAETYLHRIGRSGRFGHLGLAINLITSEDRFNLKAIEEQLVTDIKPIPSSIDKSLYVAEYHSSSGDCDVEEVEEKPHRPQDST